In Arachis hypogaea cultivar Tifrunner chromosome 7, arahy.Tifrunner.gnm2.J5K5, whole genome shotgun sequence, the genomic window gttggtggttgggaggtctgaaggaattggaaagggaagtattagttagactgaagaatctttagtcagatgccctttatggtttagcctgtttataagctttgatattatctggaggaagttctaggattgcctttggctttcctctattattatgtattatatatgtggaagctgttaccatgctggggacctgtggttctcacccatgcggattttgtggtttccagatgcaggacgtgaggttcccgctgaggcatgctagaGACTTCTATAATTGCGAAGATCATTTGTTCTcagggctatgttttggtttatatgttttgcttagatacttttatctccattaaataatacaactgtgatgactcctcttatgggagattttggagaataggttttatgtttttgtgtccctttgggtttcctttggggtttccttattttatcatatgtatatattgctatgctcggaccggttatcttcgcagccggattttgagtcttgatattcctgtttttgacactcttttgtatatatataatctcgcattggtttatccttgttcgttacgttatcgatcggagtgttgcgcttttgagttgcgtttttttgtttacccctttttctacaaaggctcctagttataatcaatcattcatactactatacgtaataatttttattttagaggtcgtaataccttgccatctctgaattatggcTTAAGCATAAGagtctgtatggtagggtgttacattatggtatcagagcagttcgttcctgtagagcctgagggatggactgactatgcttctgtgcattctctgtatgtgtgttatgtgctattagtatatctgcttgatataattggcataaacgttcatgagcatgcatttgggactttgaagcactagacttccgatattgagactgatcaacttaatatcgattgtttagtgtgtataggaaccagatggcgcctcgtggacgcggtagaggtagtgtgagaggtcgtaTGAATGCTCGTGCGTCGGAGAATaatcctaatgacccggtgaactttatgactgcgttggagaacatggctgctgctatgcaagccactgttgaggctcttggtcaacagatgaacaaccatggtaatgatggaggtggagttcagggcccgatgacactggcaaattTTTTGAAGgctaatccacctaagttcaagggaactgctagtccgactgaggctgatacatggtttcaggctatagagcgagcactgcaagcacaagtggtacctgaaggacagcgtgtcgagtttgctacctatatgctcacaggtgaagcatcgcattggtggcaaggtatccaaCGTCTTTTGCAgtagggtgatgattatatcacctggaatgtcttctaggaggagttctataagaagtactttccgacttctgctaggacggctaagtaacttgaattgttacagctgaagcagggtactatgtccatatcagagtatactgacaagtttgaggagctgttcaagttctctcgtatgtgccaagggactccggtggaatatgaggaatggaagtgtgttaagtatgaaggaggactccagagcgatattttcagttcagtgggaccaatagagattaggactttcttcgaattagtgaacaagtgtagggttgctgaagagtgtgtgaaaagggcaactgctgagaaagggagtcacaaaggatcattcctacagaaccgagggaagagctttgcacctagaggtccgtcttttaagaggggaagctctttcaagaggcccaacaacaacagcTCCCAAGGAAAAAGGTATGGAAAGCAggctcagaatgatcaagcttgtactaggtgtggaagtcaccatccgggagcaccatgcaaggccggatagggtttgtgctacaattgtggaaaggcggggcataaagccgcaaattgacctgagaagcagaaacaaggtgctgggaaagcacaacagactagtcgggtgttcaccacttcggCTGTaagagctgagggatctgagacactcattagaggtaactgtgaaatggctggtcaaactttaaatgctttatttgattcgggagcatcgcattcattcattgcatttgagaaagcccatgagttaggattgaagatcgtaaccttaggttatgatctaagagtgtataatgctacccatgaagccatggtaactaggctaggttgcccggaagtttcctttaggttcaagcagcgtaattttgttcataatttagtttgcttaccgatgattggtcttgatcttatcttgggattggactggttatctaagaaccatgtcctgcttgatttttctacaaagtcggtgtactttatgccggaagatacagaagggccggtcgtggtgaataattattacttgaattcgatgatggtgaactgttctgggaTCGAATgccagggtatcatgttgttaaccgcgggtgtttcgggtgatgatcaaaggttggaacaaatTCCGGCtgtgtgtgagtttccagaagcgtttcctgatgatattgatgtgtttccacctaaccgagaggttgagtttgctattgagttggtaccCGGggtgggaccaatctcaagtgctccttataggatgtcaccattagagatgaacgagctaaagtcccagttagaggatttgttgggaaagaattttatacgaccaagtgtctctccgtggggtgctccagtattactggtaaagaagaaggttgggagtatgcggctctgtgtggattacaggcagctgaacaaggttacaaaaaagaataagtacccattgccgagaattgatgatctcatggatcagttacaacgagctggagttttctccaagatcgatttgcgatccggttatcaccagataagggtgaggggtggggatatccctaagaccgcctTTAGGACTccttatggtcattacgagtacactgtaatgtcctttgggttgacgaacgctcctgcggtattcatggactacatgaatacagttttccgtccgtttctggataaattcgttgttgtcttcattgatgacatactgatttactccaagactgaagaagagcatgcggaacacatgaggaccgtgttgcagatcctaaaggagaagaaattctATGCAAAACTatcgaagtgtgagttttggaagagtgaggtgaagtttttgggccatgtggtgagtaagaagggaatagccgtagatccaactaaggtggaggctgtgatggattggaagcaaccaaccaccgtaacagagataaggggttttctgggtttagctggctattaccgaaggtttatcaagggcttttcacagatagctttgccaatgacaaagttaacccgcaaagacgctccatttgtttggactcctgagtgcgaggagagctttcagacattgaagaaaaagttgaccactgcacctgtgttagtgttacctgagccgaacgagccatttgaggtgtattgtgatgcctcattaaagggtctagggtgcgtgctgatgcagcatcataatgtggtggcatatgcctcacgacagttgagaccgcaTGAAGTGAATTATCCTacacacgatttggaactcgctgcggttgtgtttgccttgaaggtgtggaggcattacctctatggggttaaattccaagttttctctgatcataagagcttgaagtacctatttgatcagaaagagcttaatatgaggcagagaaggtggatggaattgttgaaggactacgactttgagttgaattaccatccgggaaaggcaaatgtagtggcagatgcgttaagtcggaagtcattatatgtaggggtgggcatggtttggatttttaaaaatccaaactggatccacttcagaaccagttttatggtttagaaaaccaaaccagaACTGGATTGAAGAGCAAAACCGGTTCTAAACcggtttgaaaaaataaaaactggTTCTAAACCGGTTTTAAAATTTAGATCCAGTTTTATTTACAAACCGGTTTTAAATCTGGTTTTACTTGCAAAACCGATTTTCAATCCGGttttttttaaatccaaatctaaaatccggttttttttataaaatccagttttaaaCCAGATTTTTGGTAaccaaaaatccagttttaaaaccagtttttgaaaatccagttttaaaaccagtttcttcaaccaaaaatccaatttttaaaactagttttcaaaaattcaatttttaaaccaaatattttaacaaaaaatccgcttttaaaaccaatttttagaaattcaatttttaaaccataatttttttaaaaagtaaaattaatactaaagtcaTTTTAAAGTGTATAGGTTTATTACAACTAGAATTTGGTTCTTTATAAATCTAATGACAATAACTAATCTATATAACATTTAATCATTCTCAAGACATCAAAAGAATACCACCAAAATATCTCTCtaacaaaatatcaaaagatGCCAAATTGCCAACAAGATCATCAAACAACCACAACCTTTGAGGAAAATATATctgcaaataacaaaatatacctTTGTCATTTTAAAACAAATCTTTGAATGAAAGTATTAAACCAAATGAGAATATTAAGCATACCTAGTCATCATCAAGATTATCAATTGATGCCGCCATAGAACAAGCACCATCATTAGAGGAAAATATATCTGCCaagggaatcaaattaattatcaagTCTATATTCAACAACTTTTAATTGGTAACTAATACCTAAATTCTAAAATAGAaagataacaaaaacaaaaataaaataaaatgacaagaaatatgaaataaattttaTACCTTGATCAACTTGTTGAAGaacttcaccatcatcatctaaAGCAGAGAAAAGATCTTCCTTAAGCCAATCTCCTGTGCAGACTAAGGCTTCTACCATTCTAGGTGTTAAAGAACTGCGGTATGGATCGAGAACTCTTCCTCCAGTACTAAATGCAGACTCCGAAGCTACCGTAGAAACAGGTATAGCCAATACCTCACGAGCCATATTTCCAAGAATTGGAAATCGGGTTGAGTTGACCTTCCACCAGTTTAGTATATCGAACTTATGAGAGTATGGCTCGCATTCTTCTTGTAAATATCTATCAAGTTCAGATCTTGTATTTGTTCTGCGACCGGTTGCTTGCAGAAAAAAGCCCATGccatgaagatcagtattaatgtTGTTGGCTTGAACTTCTTGCGTATCAGCTTCACTTGCTTCTCCAGAACTTTGGTATTGCTGATAAAGTAACTTTATGCACTTGGACAACTTTGACTTCAATTCgcctcctttttcttctccaaaGAAGTAATCCAAGAAATAATTGACATACTCAATCTTTTGCATTGGATTAAGTACGATAGCAATCAATAACAACATATTCACCGAATCAGGATTGCCCCAATACTTCTCATACTTAACCCTCATCCTTTCTGCCATTGACATAGTACTAAAATCAACAGAATCACAAGAATGACGAATAAATCGTCCAATTGCAAATACTTCCTTCATATACATATCACTGGTAACATATAAGGTACCAGAAACACGTATAGTGGCATCACTGAACACTCGCAAAAATGGTACAATGGACTCAGCATACTCCCAGTCTGAATCAGAAGGAACACCTCTCCCTTTTCCTCCATTCATCTCTCCTATATAGGTATTATCTTTCAAAGCAAGCAACTCAAATGCTTTGCGATGCTTCAAAGCTACCTCTAACATTTGATAGGTAGAATTCCACCTAGTCTCAACATCCATGCAAGGCAAGCCTTTATATTGGATTTTTTCTAGTTCAACACACTTTTGAAACCTACTAGCTCTAGATGGAGAAGATCTAACATACTTTACTGCACTACGAATCCTCAAGACTGATTCATCAATCTCTTTCAACCCTTCTTTTACAATTAAGTTTATAATATGTGCACAACACCTCATATGAATAAATTCACCATTCAAAATAATGCTATTCCAAGAATTCAATCGCTGCTTCAGATATTTAATTGCAACATCGTTAGATGAGGCATTATCAACTGTCACACTAAAGACCCGATTCAAATTCCAATTATTTAAACAAGATTCAATTGTTGCTCCTATAACCTCTCCTGAATGACTTGTCACTTGacaaaaattaagtatttttttatgtaatttccaATCCAAATCAACAAAGTGTGCTGTCAAACTCATATAAGTAAAATTTTGAACTGAAGTCCAAGTGTCAGTGGTTAGACATACTCTACCACAATTTGCCGAAAGAAAATCTTGCAACTTCATCTTCTCTTCAGCATAAAGAGCTCCAATGTCACGTGCTAATGTAGTCCGTGAAGGAACTTTGAATCTTGCTTGTAGGGCATGCACAAATTTTCGGAATTTCGGGCTTTCAACGAAGCGAAATGGTAGCTCTTCTCCAATAAACATTTCCACAAGTGCCCTTCGAGCCTCCTCTTGGTCAAATTTGGAAACACTGGGTGAATTTAAAACACCACGCTCATCTATAGTCGGTGTGGtcattgtttttcttcttttgttcgaaTCATTATTAGGATTTTGCTTGCATCTTCTCAAATGACCACCCATTGAGCTAGTTCCATTCCCATATTGTATTAAGCTACCACAATATTTGCATTTAGCCTTCTTCTCAGTAGCATTCTCTACATCAAAATGATCCCAGACAGCTGACCGATTCTTACGAACACCTGACGGTGGAGAAGATGGTTGAATGCTAGCGGACATCCCTGCTGCTTCAATATTACTGTTTTCAGTCATCTTGCTCTGCATATAAAGCAAGGTGTACATAACTCAAAATTTGGTGCCAAACATGCTAAAATTAACACAAACTAATCTAAAGAAACAACAGCCAATAAAACTTCAGCATGATTCATAAACTACTAATTCAAAAAAAAACGATAAAAAATTATTCTTGTTTGTCCCTCATTTATCGGGTCCTGCTTTATCCCAATCAACCAATAACCTCAACTAAAATGGGTCCATAATAATTATTAAGTTAAGGTCAATCCTCGCATGCTACTCATTTTTCGATTTTGAACACGTCAATTATTAAGTTATGCAAGTAAAAAATGTCTAAAAAATAAGATGTCTACATATATACCTGATGAATATTCCAATCGTAGAAAAAGAATGTTTCTAatgaaaataatttctaaaaaaaaattagagcgctaaatataattatttttaatcttaATTGTCATCGAATAATCTTGaaatataacactaattatatGCACACTTGCACACCATTAATTACTTCATACTTTGTATCTTATGTTACATTATTATATTGATACATTGTTTATGGCTAAGTTGGAGACTTTACTAACAAAATCAaactcatgcaacaaacaaaccaATCCCAATGAAGCTAAGAACACTGTGACAGGACCAAGCATCCACAGCATCAAAGGAACACTAACACAAAAAAATCTACTCCCAATTAGAGCGAATGGGTTGCTGTGTCAGCAGTAACAACAAACCTTCAACAAGAATTTTGGAATTTTAGAATTTTGACTAATCATATCCTACTATCTACACCTGCCTGCACTAACCAATACAGAGAGACAAAACACAACCAGTTTTGGAATTGTTTAAGGCACTGTGCAGATGAGACAAGCCCTGTTGAAGAAATCATGACCACCATAAAGCCATTTTTTCAGAGGAATCAGATTATATaacttattgttattgttataaatcATAATATCATTTATGCTACATTCTACTGAATTTGAATCCAATATAAAAGGTGAGTTGTTACCAAATCTCACCTTATTAGTAATGATGAATGAATCTATAAGAGTGAATTGAAATATAGGTTTTGGTGTGTTGGGAAATGAATCTATAAGAGTGAATTGAAATATAAGAGCAATCATATTTCTACTGTCAGaagtttaatattttattttctaagagcAATCATCTCATATAAAAATATGCCTATGCCAAATCATAGTTATTTTAAACATGAAAAGATCCAACTCCAACAAAGGAACCCACACTTATAACACTTGAATTTATTCGTTTGTTTGTTTCAATGGAAAAATGTGTTAGGCCAAAATCCACTCTGTTGATTAGCATCTCCAAATACATGTGGCTGATCCACATTAGCACCACTCATCAAATTGACAAACCAATTTTTCTTATAACATTAGCATTCAATCATCACAATATAAAATCACATATTCAGAAGATCAATTAAACATTCGCCACaacataatcaagcacaaatccAGCAATACAAACTCAACCAATACAGCTTTATAATTTCAGTTTATATATCATATGATTGAGCTTCTAACTACCCTAACCCTTATTCTTAGTAGCTAATTTCTCTTAGTATAATTCTCTTGGTCTTAAATCACAAAGAACCTGGAAATTAatcaaacttaataaaataaaatggaaaatgGACAAAAACCTGGAACAGAAAACTAGAACAGGGGCTACTGCTTGTTCTGCTTGTGCTGGAACTGTTTGTTCTGCTTGTGCTGGAACTAGATTCAGATATGTCCCACACTATGACAGAAATTGTAGAGTTGATTGATAAGCTTGATACAATGAGTCAGCGACGGTGAAGAACTGAAGATGACGGCGGAGAAGACCAAAGGCAGAAGAAGAGAAACAGAGCTGAGACCCGTTCAACGTTGAATGAGACGGTGCCGGTGCCAGTTGCCTGCTCCGGTGCCGGCTGCGGTGGAGAGTGGAGACTCCCCGGTCGAAGGAGAAGAAGCGAAGGAGTAGAAGAGGAGAGTTCACCGAATCAGAAATCCGAAATTAGGGCTTGTTCTGCTTGTGCTTgaactgaagaactgaagatgaCGGCGGAGAAGACCAAAGGCAGAAGAAGAGAAACAGAGCTGAGACCCGTTCAACGTTGAATGAGACGATGCCAGTTTTCTGCTCCGGTGCCGGCTGCGGTGGAGAGTGGAGACTCCCCGGTCGAAGGAGATGAAGCGAAGGAGTAGAAGAGGAGAGTGGAGACTCACCGAATCAGAAATCcgaaattagggttttttttaaGATTTGGATCTTAATGTGGATCTGGATCTGGATCCGGATTTAAAACCATTTAAATGGATTGGATCAAAaaccaaattataaaataaatataatttggtttggattttttttggtttaaaactggttttttttaaatggtttggtttggatttggattaaaatccaaaatttggatttttttgccCACCCCtaattatatgcggcttggatgatgcttcaagaggagaagttgctcaagggatttgagagtctgaaaattggtgctcgagaagtatccggaactttgtgtttgagccgattagaaatctcaagtgactttaagtccgaactcctaaaggctcatcagaatGATGAAgctttatggaaggtgttaccggccattgagcaaggaaaacagtggagagtgtcggaagaaaaagatgggttatggaggttcaagggtaggatcattgtgccggatgttagcactttgaggcaagatattttgaaggaggcacacaaaagcggattctccattcacccgggaagtactaagatgtaccatgatttaaaggcaatgttctggtggccgggtatgaagaatgatgtggcggaatatgtttcaaagtgcttaacttgtcaaaaggtaaagattgaaacatcaaagaccttcgggaatgttgcaacctttagagattccacaatggaagtgggaaagtattgcaatggactttgtgtcgggattgccaagaactaatgctggttttgatgctatttgggtgattgtggaccgactgatgaagtcagctcactttttgcccattcggatgcttacggcgcagagtcgtcaaaagaattatgccgatcagaggcggaagcccttataatttgaggaaggagaccatgttttccttaaggttactccgaccacgggagtaggtagggcgattaaggcaaagaagttgaatcctcgatacattggtccatttcagatcctggagaggattgggccggtggcgtatcggatggctctaccatctcatctttcgaatctgcacgacgtgtttcacgtgtcgcagcttcggaagtacactcctgatgctagccatgtgttggaacccgAGTCGGTttagttaagggaagatttgacgctttcagtggctccggtcagaattgatgatactagtatcaaacggttgcgtggaaaagaggtttcattagtcaaagtggcatggagttgaGGCGgtgatcggggtaaaacttgtctctcaacaaattcccattcggcaagtgtaccgaatttgtcatcaagtaaaaactcacaatagagtgaggtcgaatcccacatggaatgattgatcaagcaactttaattagaggaatgatctagttgagcgaatccatgaatagagttgataattgcagaaattaaaatggcgagaaagtaaatgactgaaagtaaatagcagaattgtaaatgagaatgggggaattgctcataaaagtaaattgcagaaaataaagagaatgggtaagatcagaaatggggagttcattgggcttaggagatgttgcattctccggatcaatttcattttcatctcttcctcaatcaatgcactcattgatctccttggcaatcttaagtgattgaatcacaatttcttgcaattcaatctctcaaatcttgatcaatagccaattccttggtcaattgctcatgagaagagatgaagtgtggtcactgattataccacatgtacttcccaaatcaaatgcttagagggttatagccacatacccatccacactcaatttggtccagcatgagaaagcatttctagctaatctcttcattcctctttcaaggatccgaagagatccatgtttgaatagcttcttttccaagataactatccaattggatgaagatcgaaagctttcaagtaaaatccaaaggaaagatagaagaagaataagaaaattagtattgatccatcaaattacaacagagctccctaacccaataaaaggggtttagttgttcatagctctagaaatcaaaatcaaagatggagaatacataataaagctagaagtgcaaagaaagtaaatacaaagagCAGTTCTCTTTCTCAACTCCTCCCCAAAAGCTcctctctatttcaaaactactcctatatatactactcttctcagcttctagttagctcttcaagtcttgggcctctggatctttgagcttgaaacagttcctttcttcaattgggcttggcttacttgcagagagaaagtgtgaagtgggcagagactttagctcaagatgttaggggtgtttaacatttagtgaaaatacaagttcgagaatgttagtgacacttaacattgtcactaacgttgccatgcacccctttgcctcacattaaagcccacgttaactgggttaacgtggcttttaactttgccttgctagccttcgagaacgttagtgacactcaacattgtcactaacgttcaagtgtgccccttcttgcttcacgttaaagctcacgttaactaggttaacgtggcttctaacgtgggttttgccaaccttcgagaacgttagtgacactcaacattgtcactaacgttcaagtgtgcccctaggtctcacgttagagtccacgttaactgggttaacgtggcttctaacgtggccattcttagccatcccaacgttagtgacaatgttgagtgtcactaacgttggctcattcttcattcctcaacgttagcttccacgttaaccaagttaacgtggaggttaacgtggctcttggggattgtgtggttgctccaacgttagtgacaatgttgagtgtcactaacgtctccatctcttacgttagctcccacgttaaccaagctaacgtgggagttaacgtggctctttgcaccttaggccaacattagtgacaatgttgagtgtcactaacgttggcttctcttccccctttaacgttagaggccacgttaactaggttaacgtggcttctaacgtggccatttgtgagcaattgccaacgttagtgacaatgttaagtgtcactaacattggctcaacttctcttctccacgttagagttcacgttaacttagttaacgtgactctttaatgtgggcattgatggcttttgagagtgtttttggcaatcacttttctccttaactttgcaagttacctcccattccttacttcctttggtcctgaaatcaagcaatagagtgcatcaaagttctagtccatgtcatgggtaatgcaatatacaatttgtcattaaaatcatgcaaaat contains:
- the LOC114923967 gene encoding zinc finger BED domain-containing protein RICESLEEPER 2 isoform X1 yields the protein MDVETRWNSTYQMLEVALKHRKAFELLALKDNTYIGEMNGGKGRGVPSDSDWEYAESIVPFLRVFSDATIRVSGTLYVTSDMYMKEVFAIGRFIRHSCDSVDFSTMSMAERMRVKYEKYWGNPDSVNMLLLIAIVLNPMQKIEYVNYFLDYFFGEEKGGELKSKLSKCIKLLYQQYQSSGEASEADTQEVQANNINTDLHGMGFFLQATGRRTNTRSELDRYLQEECEPYSHKFDILNWWKVNSTRFPILGNMAREVLAIPVSTVASESAFSTGGRVLDPYRSSLTPRMVEALVCTGDWLKEDLFSALDDDGEVLQQVDQDIFSSNDGACSMAASIDNLDDD
- the LOC114923967 gene encoding zinc finger BED domain-containing protein RICESLEEPER 2 isoform X2 encodes the protein MYMKEVFAIGRFIRHSCDSVDFSTMSMAERMRVKYEKYWGNPDSVNMLLLIAIVLNPMQKIEYVNYFLDYFFGEEKGGELKSKLSKCIKLLYQQYQSSGEASEADTQEVQANNINTDLHGMGFFLQATGRRTNTRSELDRYLQEECEPYSHKFDILNWWKVNSTRFPILGNMAREVLAIPVSTVASESAFSTGGRVLDPYRSSLTPRMVEALVCTGDWLKEDLFSALDDDGEVLQQVDQDIFSSNDGACSMAASIDNLDDD